A region from the Sorex araneus isolate mSorAra2 chromosome 6, mSorAra2.pri, whole genome shotgun sequence genome encodes:
- the LOC129405740 gene encoding 40S ribosomal protein S12-like: MAEEGAAAGGVMDVKTALQEVLNTALIRDGLTRGIREAAKALAKRQAHPCVLASNCDEPMYVKLVEALCAERQVNLIKVDDNKKLGEWVGLCKIDREGKPRKEVGCSCVVVKDYGKESQAKDVIEEYFKCKK, from the coding sequence ATGGCCGAGGAAGGCGCTGCTGCTGGAGGTGTAATGGACGTGAAGACTGCGCTGCAAGAGGTGCTGAATACCGCCCTCATCCGCGATGGCCTCACACGTGGCATCCGCGAAGCCGCCAAAGCCCTAGCCAAGCGCCAAGCCCATCCTTGTGTGCTTGCATCCAACTGCGATGAGCCTATGTATGTCAAGTTGGTGGAGGCACTTTGTGCTGAACGCCAGGTCAACCTAATTAAGGTTGATGACAACAAGAAGCTAGGGGAATGGGTCGGCCTCTGTAAAATTGACAGAGAAGGGAAACCCCGTAAAGAGGTTGGCTGCAGTTGTGTTGTAGTTAAGGACTATGGCAAAGAATCACAGGCCAAGGATGTCATCGAGGAATACTTCAAATGCAAGAAATAA